GTTTTCTGCATAGTCCTTTTACTACATTAGGTATTGTCCACCAAAATTCATTGCATATATCCTTATATTTGATTGGACAAGGCGGCTTAATAAAGTAATAATCACCCACCTCGATTGAATCTAAACCGAGAATCTTATCCTTATCTAACAAAATATTCCTCGGCTCAGTATTAACAATATAATCATGTACATATTTTAAATCAATCAAGGTCAAATCAATACGGCAGCCATCTTTTAACTGAAGTAAATATGTAAAATTTTTGTATCCCTGGTAATCGTAGGGATGATTATACCAATCCGATGGCTTTTGTAAAATCAATCGTTCCCCAAACACCCCAAGCCAGTTATCGTCTTTTACAAAAGACTGGATGTCTCTCACCAAATAAACAATATCAAAATCACAAAATTCATCATGGGTTGCACTGGGGTCAATGCGCGATCCTGTCATGGCAGCTGCACGGATACGCGTATCACTCCTGGCAATGTCCATTATTAAATCAAACATAATATTTTGCACCATAGATTCACCCCACACATATTTTTAGATATTATACACTCACACAGAAGAAATAACAACCGCTAGAAGGTGCTAATTTTTATAATCCGCTCTT
The nucleotide sequence above comes from Anaerocolumna cellulosilytica. Encoded proteins:
- a CDS encoding aminoglycoside 6-adenylyltransferase, encoding MVQNIMFDLIMDIARSDTRIRAAAMTGSRIDPSATHDEFCDFDIVYLVRDIQSFVKDDNWLGVFGERLILQKPSDWYNHPYDYQGYKNFTYLLQLKDGCRIDLTLIDLKYVHDYIVNTEPRNILLDKDKILGLDSIEVGDYYFIKPPCPIKYKDICNEFWWTIPNVVKGLCRKQIMFVKHTMERFAVDMLLEVLYWNIGVENNFSVSAGKYGKYLEKYLDEETYHKFMFIFSGSSHEDIWQRLFIMCDLFQQEAKKVARHFEFYYDSKEAEEIIQYAKAMRQKYNQ